The following DNA comes from Alnus glutinosa chromosome 6, dhAlnGlut1.1, whole genome shotgun sequence.
ACTCATGTTTAACCGAGCTCTCTTGGGGGAGGTGGTTATGGCGCTATGCTATTCAGATAGAGGCTCTATGGAGAGAAGtagtggattctaaatatgaCAGCTCGTTGGGTGATTGGAGTTCTAATGAGGTTGGTCTCTGGAAAAATATCAGGAGGGACTGGGGAGGATTTTTCTAGATGCGCTGGTTTTGTGGTGGGGGATGGTTCTatgattagattttggcatcaAGTGTGGTGTGGAGATCAGGCTCTTAAGGTAGCTTTTCTGGagttatttggtattgctcgcCTTAAGGGTGCTTCAATGGTAGACCACTTACAACTTTCTAGTGACTCATCAATGGAATGTCAATCTTATCAAAGCGACGCATGACTGGGAAGTGGATTTCTTCTCCTCGTTCTTCAGGCGTGGAGGACAGGCTTTGTTGGACCCCTTCCAAGAGAGGTTAGATTATTCTATAATTTCTTTATCCCCTATCATAGTGCCCCCTTtccttggaggagtatttggtGGAGTAAGGTTCCattgagagtggctttcttcaACTGGTTGGCCGCTTTAGGAAAGATCCTCACTATGGATCACTTAAGGAAGCAGAATTTCGTAGTGATGGAttgtgttgcatgtgcaagaggaGGGGGAAATTGTAGATCATCTTTTAATTCACTATGAGGTTGCTAGGGTCTTATGAAATTCTATTTTCGGTCTTTGTGGGTTAGAGTGGGGTATGCCTTGTTGGGTGGTGGATCTCTACGCAAGTTGGAGAGGGCAATTTGGTAGGTTTTTCAAAGTGTAGTAGTGTGGAAGATGATCTCACCttgcttaatgtggtgtatatggagaaaaagaaatgatcaAAGTTTTGAAATTCTGAAACGGCTGTGGTGTAACTAAAGGCCTTATTCTTCCAAACTCTTTTTCTGGTTATgcgtttctcttgtatacttcctttGTACTTTTCATGATCAAAAACTTCTCTATAGCTCTTTAGGAGAGTATTATAATTCAGAACTTGTATGATTGGTATAGTCACTTAGTTTGCTTCCATATGTTGTTTCTTCAGTGGGACATATTATTGGCTATGCTATTTGTCATACGCCCATTCCACTAGGCTGGCGTGGCCATGTCCATTTTTCATACCATGTCagcctttttccttttttttttaaaagaaaaaacaaaaatggacaGAGTCACATCAACCCAATGAGATGGGGGTATGACAAGTAGAATCTCTCTCTTCCCCTAAATCAAGGCCTTCAACCTTGTCCCCAATTTTGAACGAATGGAAAACAACTTTCCAGGTCTTTTCAATGATAAATTGTTGTTTCGTTTTTGCAAATCCATCATCTTCCTTCCTCCAAACATGCTTCTTTTCCTTAATTTGTTACAACAATTGCGGATTAAGGTCTGCATATAAATAAATCAAAGTGGAGGTTTCCCCTTTGGCATTCTTCTCTATATATACCCTGTAAATTTTAAACATGATGACAAATCCCTAATGTGAATGAAAACTAAGCTTCTTGTTTCCTATTATCTTTTCTCTCAGTTATTCTGTTTTGTTATTATCCctattttttcaaaatgtgAGATTCTGTGCTAAGGATCTGCCGGTTTCTGAAACAGTTTCGTCACCTTTGAATCCCCTAGAATTTATGTATTGATCTAGTCTTTATGCATCTTTTCTTGTCCCCCCTTCCTGTCGGAATTTTTAGCTTTTATAAACTTGGTTGGTCAAGTGCCCTTTACTAATGTTATTTGTTTGTAGGTTATTCTTTATAAGCTGTCTAGCGAAACAGTTGGACCTACTGATGACAAGGCTTCTTCTATAGTGATGAAGAAATGGATCTATGTTGGTTATGTGAGAGCCCATACACATGATGTCAGGGCTTTGACATTGGCTGTTCCAATCAGCAGGGAAGGTTTGTCAATGACattgttgttattattgttggtgatattaattattattattattatacatacatacatatccttggtacatgtatatatgtttatgtttccAGTAGTTCTTTATAGTTGACATTTTTTGGCTGTTTCCCAATTCTAAAATTACATTACTCTAATTGGCAGATCCATTGCCGGATGAAAAGGTAAAAAGAATTCGATGCAAGGAGAAGCCCATTGAATTTAGTTACCATAAGTGGGCCCACATGGGAGTTCCAATGCTCATCTCAGCAGGTGACGACACAAAGCTTTTTGCATACTCTGTGAAGGAATTCAGCAAGTTCTCTCCTCATGATATCTGCCCTGCACCTCAGAGGGTACCCATTCAACTGGTGCATAATACGGTTTTCAATCAAACACCATTGCTTCTAGTCCAGGCTTCCCATTGGTTAGATGTTCTGTGTGTACGCACAAAGGGTGTTGCCTTTTCTGACATGGCATGTGGTCCTTCTGGTGGCCATGCCGTGACAGATCTGCTTGCTCGAATTAAGACTAAGGCATCTCGGAGGATCATTTGCAGTTCTATTTCTAATTCAGGGGCACTTTTTGCATATTCTGATCATGTGAGACCCAGCCTATTTGAGTTGAAGATGCGTGGAGTTGGGAAAAATACATGGACTGTTAATAAAAGGCAACTTCCTCCAAAACTACCATTTGCCCATTCAATGGTTTTTAGTTTTGATTCTTCTCGTTTGATGATAGCTGGGCATGATAGAAAGATATATGTAAGCTGTTCTTTGGCTAcactgttttgtttttttttttagtgtaattTTTCTTCCTAGTTTTTGTATTCTACAAGGCATGCCCCTTGTGGGAGGACTTCTTAGGGTTTGTCCTTAGAGGCTGAAATCCTCCGAGTGGCTAGTGTGAGGTTCACAGTGTACCTCATGCCTTGCCCTATGCCTTCGTCAAGTACCTAATTTGTGAACCTAGTTAAGTTCTCAATCATACTTGACAGATTAAGGCTCTAAGCTGTCAAGATTGACTTTTATGGTGAAACTATTATTTGGGATAGTTGAGGATGTATGTGTGAACTGACCTTGATATTATGTTTTAGTAATACTATTGAATATAAATTTCTATTACTACTTCATGACTAACTGCTGGCTGAACATTAGTGTTAATGGTAAATGTGCACACATGCAATTGTAATGAAATTGATATGTACATGCTGTAGTAGCACATGGTTTATTTCTTTGCCTTTGGTTTTATGAATTGTAATTTCtgtgatttaatataattgaGTATTGGGCTTAGTGTATGCCTATTACTTATGCATAGATTCTTAATTCACACCTTTGCATGAAAAACTTATTTGTAGTTATGCTCTTTTGCCTGCACGGACAAGTTAAGGAAGATTTGTAAAACAAAGTTGTCTTCTTAGAGTTTTATAAGGTTTACCTCAAGATTCATTTCTCTATAGTATGAGAAAAAAAAGTGCACCTTAATATTCCTAAGAGTAAGCTCTCTCTTGCATGTAGTTTGAGGCAAATGCATTAGGATTAACTTTTTTGGTTCATGATTTTATCACCATGTGCATGAACTGGTTGGAAATATAAGCCTCATATGAACAAACAAGATGCATATGACTCTCTGACGTGCTTGCAGCAATGCTGCACTAAATAAAGGTGTTGTCTGATATTTTGTTGCGTGTCTTTCCATAAGTTCTTTACGTCTCATTGGCATAATGGAAATCCATGGCATTAATCTTACCCTTTCCTTTAAATTACCATGTTTTTAAGGGTTAATGTTTGaagcattgttatttttatttatgtgttTTTCACCAGGAGTATAAATTATTTTCCCAAACATATGTAGTATTGATATATGCTTGTTAATATGATGAgacatttaaattattttccCGAACATTTTCCCGTTTTGAATTCAAGAAGAGTGAGACTAAAAGCTTTAATAATTATACTGTGGACATTCATCCTCCAGAGACGTAGTTTACTGTCTGTGGTTGAACAACTTAGGTGTATTTATCTGCACACTATTCAGCTTCTGTTTCTTGACCTTTATTCTTCTGGATGCTACAGGTTGTGGATGTGGGCAGCTCACAACTAGTACATACCTTCACACCATGCCGCGAGTTGCATGATGAACAACTACCACCTTGTGAGCCTCCTATTACAAGAATGTTTACAAGTTCTGATGGCCAGTGGCTAGCTGCTGTCAACTGCTTTGGAGATGTTTATGTATTTAATCTGGAGATTTTAAGGTTTGGAACAACACTTTGTTGTGCATTTATTTACTGATTgtacttttcattattttctattcatGAGATCCAGACGTCATTAGTCATACCTTAGCAGAGCAGGTACCTATGAAGATTCATTTATAAATTGTCTTGAGAATTAGTGTCTAACTGGTAATGATTATAAATTGTCTGAGAATTAGTGCCTGTAACTGGTTATGATTTTGTTTGCTTACAAGTTTTGTGTGCTTATTTTGGGATATGAAGATTTTAAGTATAcatgttttttgcttttattttaatgGTAGACTCTAACTGGTATTAGATATTGGTCACTATCTGGATTGTTTTATGGTCATGGCTGAATACTTGTGGGGAGGATTAAGTGAAAGTAGGCATGAGGTCGGAGAATTATTAAAGTTCTGATTTTGCTGCATTACAAACTATTTCATCATTTAGACACGGGACTATAGTCTTGTagaattattcattaaaaaaaagaactataGTCTTGTAGAATGACCTTGTGCCTTGACATTTCTTTGTTGTAAACTCTTTTTGGTTCTGTGGAGCAGGCAGCACTGGTTTATTTCAAGATTGGATGGTGCCTCTGTTACAGCTGGTGGTTTTCCTCCAAGGAACAACAATGTGCTTATTATTACAACCTCTTCAAATCAGGTCTATGCATTTGATGTGGAGGCCAGGCAATTGGGGGAGTGGTCAATGCAGCATACATTTATTCTGCCGAGAAGATACCAAGAATTCCCTGGGGAAGTCATTGGACTTTCTTTCTTGCCCTCGTCAAATTCATCATCTGTTATAGTTTACAGTGCCAGGTGCTCATCTCTTCTAGTATATGTTTGTAGTTTTGTTGGGCTCTTAGAACAAAGGAAAATGCTAAAATGACAGATAACAATGGGCAAAAAGCAAAGTATCTACACGCCTCAATGATCTGGCTTAATCAGTTAAAATTTTGACTTATGTCCTAATAATATATGAACTTGTattatttcgattacttatcaaaaaatatataaagttGCACTCCTTTTCTAATTCAAAAAGTAATACCAGAATGAATAACGTTAAGGTTGATTGTCCTAAGAAACTGTGAGACCTCCAGAATTTGGGGATTTCTGCTTTAAAGTTAGAATGATTCTGTCTGCATTGAGAACTGACACCTCATGCAGTTCAGTATTCCCAAATTCTCCCCATAAATATGCGATAACTTTTTGTGTATTGAATATTATGAACGTACTCACataattttctttgaaaaggAATGTTTTGAATGTGCATTAATGGCGTTTGTGAGTGTATCAGAAATTTCCTTTTTGGGATTGAGTTTGAATTATACTGTGCTTGTCATAAGTTGGCATATCCAATACTAAGACGGGTTCCACAAATAATTTGGAATCctttaaacttttatattaatATCGTAGTTATAACTTTTTGGGTTGCGTGAGAAGACATACGATTTGTTGGTTGACATCTGCTAATCTGGTTGGTTGATGAGCTTCTGATAATGATCAACTTTGCAATGACGGATGCCATCGTCTTGATTTCTAGTTGTTCACAATACTAACCTTCGAAATCGGTGGAACATGCTAGGTTATTTAGCAAGCAGACTTGATGATCATAGAGCTTTTCCTAGTGAATGCAATTTTCACTTTATTTTGACACATCAGAGACTGTGCAGGGAAAGACAACATAATTATTCTGATGGATTTTGCTAGCAgttatttaatatttgttttatttagaaTATAAAGGGGGCTTACTATTTGTTTCAGAAGTATAATAATTTTGAGGCTCTCATTTTCAGCGATGTCTGaaatttacaattttgtttGTGCTGTAGGGCTATGTGCTTGATTGACTTCGGGATGCCAGTAGATCGAGATGAAAGTGAGTTGGTAAATGGTCAGGATACAGCACTGAGGAATTTACAAAGTACTCCAATTAAAGGGAGACTGAAACGAATATTGAGAGATGGTCAAACAGAGACTAAACTCAATGGTAGaaaaaattttgagtttttttctttcagaaaccctgttttatttattggacaTCTTTCCAAAAATTCCCTGTTGATCATAGACAAACCATGGTTGGAAGTGGTTAAAACTTTCGACACGGCACCTGTTCACAGACATATATTTGGGACATAATTGCTTGTCAGAAGGGTTTGTTGACAGCCTTTTGGAGGGAAAGTTCAAGTCACCGAGGGTCtaaagcatgttttgtattgtaTTATGCCCCGAATAATTTTGTTAACCTGTTAAAGTAGttattaattcattttaatatattagATCATTCCCAAGATTGATGTGTATGTTCATTTCCAGCATTTGTCGAGTCTTACGTTTGTATTTACTTTGGCTTTCATTCTCCAACCGGTTGTAAAAGAATGTCTTCTCTCTTTTTGAAGAAACTAGAAAGGTTTGGGAACCGCAGCTAATGGCTGACTCTTGTAAAAGCTTTGCATGTTCATTTCGCTATGATGCATTCTTTATTCCACCGGAGTAGTAtttgggagagaaaaaaaaaaagatgaaatttCAGTTTCCGCTGGGAAATATCATGagataaaaaggaaataaagtaAGCTGTCATGGTGTAGGGGTTCTGACCATCTCAGTTGTTAACGCAGCTAAATGAGAAAAAAGGGAAATTGATTTATCCATCCATCTTGTAGTCTGTTTTTGAGTGGTAATTACGGGTGGATGTTTCGTGTtagtttgttgatttttttttttttttttttttttttaaatttttttttgagaaaagtttATTGAATTTGGGTGTTGAGGTATGGATATAAGTTTGTATAAATCAATTTTAActcgatctatttaattaaacgaggcAGACTTCTCAACTTTAACCTCTTAATTAATGTCGTATTAGGTTCGTTGGTCTTGCAAAAGGTTGCCAGCATAtagtaaaatttaaaactagCAATTAATCACCTAATGTTGCTCTCATATTCCAACGAGATGCTCCCTAGCTTGCTGTCCAAATTGCCGTCGAACAGTTATTGGGGCATACTTTGGACGTACACACGGTACCCACAGTAGAAGGGAAACAACAAATGGTTGTTTCATCCCCCATGTGCGTACCCTGTCAAATGCTGTAAGTTTGACTACAATTGGAAGGCAAAGGATTATTGAGTTATTAAGCAATATCAGGATTGTATTTGAGTTATTAACCCAAGAACAAAACTTGGGTCTTCTTGACATGTGGTCAATCATATCTTCTTCGTCTGTGGAttgtatttaatattttcagAATCACTAGAAGATTGATAGGAGACAGGTGGAGGGGATTGTCCTTTTCCAAGATACGGTGCTAATTCTGTGTGGATTGGAGCCCCTTCTTTCCCCGCCAAGACAAATTCAATAATGCACCAGTGTTTTGCATGTATGGATCATATTTTTAGCGGGTAGCTATCAAAGGGTGGTGTGGGGCATTTCCTTTCGGTTCCTTTTGGTGGAAAGTGAAGCTTCGCTTTTGGTTCCTGCCATCGGGAAAATTGTTTGTTTCCAAGTCTAGGAAGGCTTACACAGTTGCCATCGCCAAATTTACCCACCCAAAGTTTGTTGTGAGCTAGGCTAGCTGGCAATAGCTGCATGCAGTAGAAAATAAAAGTGAGCCACTGATTGGCCTTGGCCTTGGCCTTGATGATGCGGATGCCCCATCTCACTCGCTCACTTTCTGTCTCTCTGTGCGTGTGGGGGAGCAAATGGATGGTTATCCAGCATATCGATCTGTGGAAAAATGAGGGCTCTGTTCTTCAGAGGACCACAACTCTTTAATGATGagctttttctttgttttctccaGCCTTCTCAGTAACTGGCATTTTCCACTTTGGTAAGATTTTTGAGTACTTCCCAACATGGTTAAGCTCCTGTCTCCCCTTGTTTCCCCTTGTTTTCTGGTTTAATCATTAGAGCAATTATGCTTGTAAATTAGCTAGTCGATCTTTTTCCACGATTATTCATCTTCATTcttcatatttctttttcttgtcttgTTATCATTATGGGACAATTACGCCCTTCTACTCCCAAACTATCATAAACGCCCCAAATCAAACCTTCAAAGCCATTTTATgtcatatatcatatttttattctataatgtCGGCGAGATGGCACTTTGAtcaacccttgattttttttttttttttttttttattttttttttatttttttatttttttaaattttttaaataatg
Coding sequences within:
- the LOC133870644 gene encoding WD repeat-containing protein PCN, with the translated sequence MLEAYKNSSIDWKPSPVVALATSSDDSQVAAAREDGSLEIWLVSPGSVGWHCQLTIHGDPNSRVSSLVWCRAGSKGLPCGRLFSSSIDGSVSEWDLFDLKQKTVLESIGVSIWQMAVAPSNDHLLDTKPKSEHIGNGYLNGKLNMDDHETSDSEDDSDSVELHELAVSELPLVAIGCDDGCVRIYSISDSDEFIYTRSLPRVSGRVLSVTWSPDASMIFAGSSDGFIRCWDAKFGHEVYRITVGLGGSGSGPDLCVWSLLSLRCGTLVSADSTGSVQFWDSQHGTLLQAHSLHKGDVLALAAAPSHNRVFSAGSDGQVILYKLSSETVGPTDDKASSIVMKKWIYVGYVRAHTHDVRALTLAVPISREDPLPDEKVKRIRCKEKPIEFSYHKWAHMGVPMLISAGDDTKLFAYSVKEFSKFSPHDICPAPQRVPIQLVHNTVFNQTPLLLVQASHWLDVLCVRTKGVAFSDMACGPSGGHAVTDLLARIKTKASRRIICSSISNSGALFAYSDHVRPSLFELKMRGVGKNTWTVNKRQLPPKLPFAHSMVFSFDSSRLMIAGHDRKIYVVDVGSSQLVHTFTPCRELHDEQLPPCEPPITRMFTSSDGQWLAAVNCFGDVYVFNLEILRQHWFISRLDGASVTAGGFPPRNNNVLIITTSSNQVYAFDVEARQLGEWSMQHTFILPRRYQEFPGEVIGLSFLPSSNSSSVIVYSARAMCLIDFGMPVDRDESELVNGQDTALRNLQSTPIKGRLKRILRDGQTETKLNGRKNFEFFSFRNPVLFIGHLSKNSLLIIDKPWLEVVKTFDTAPVHRHIFGT